A DNA window from Bdellovibrio sp. BCCA contains the following coding sequences:
- the ybeY gene encoding rRNA maturation RNase YbeY, which produces MQVLIVNESKHAVPRKFVNEWMEDITAELRKRKVLKMAQASRELTLVFLDKKPAQKINFEFRGKDYATDVLSFDSMDPSSFGELVLCPEVLKRQAKEHKLTYQQELGYMLLHGVLHLLGYDHETNEKDAREMFGLQDAVFEKLLKKVSR; this is translated from the coding sequence ATGCAAGTTCTGATCGTGAATGAGTCGAAACACGCCGTTCCTCGCAAATTCGTTAATGAATGGATGGAAGACATCACAGCGGAACTAAGAAAGCGCAAAGTTCTTAAGATGGCTCAAGCCTCGCGCGAACTCACATTGGTGTTCTTAGATAAAAAGCCCGCACAAAAAATCAATTTTGAATTTCGTGGCAAAGACTACGCAACAGATGTTCTTAGCTTTGACTCCATGGATCCAAGTTCTTTCGGAGAATTGGTTCTGTGCCCCGAAGTTTTAAAACGCCAAGCCAAGGAACATAAACTCACGTATCAGCAAGAGCTGGGTTACATGCTCCTCCACGGAGTTCTGCATCTTTTAGGATACGATCATGAAACAAACGAGAAAGACGCTCGTGAAATGTTCGGCCTTCAAGACGCTGTCTTTGAGAAGCTTTTGAAAAAAGTTTCTAGATAA
- the prfB gene encoding peptide chain release factor 2: MACLSLRNLPKSKVESRLSKVSQRNFGGIFDLDKKKKRLDELAIQAENPAIWEKPAEMQKINKEKSLLERAVGEFDSFANRLSDAEVLLEMAMEAQDESSFTEVKNEVASLEKYGQELELKRVLSGELDANSAYLSINSGAGGTESCDWAQMLLRMYTRYADKHGYKVQIVEMTEGEGAGIKSCTLLIEGPYAYGYLKAESGVHRLVRISPFDSNARRHTSFASVFAWAEVDDDINIEVRPEDIRVETFRSSGAGGQHVNKTDSAVRMYHIPTGIVVSCQMERSQIQNREKAMKMLKARLYEVEIEKRNAEKDAMNSQKKANEWGSQIRSYVMHPYQMVKDHRTDYETNQVDDVMDGDLDGFIMAYLKEQIKTEAQPS, encoded by the coding sequence TTGGCATGTCTATCATTACGGAATCTTCCGAAATCAAAAGTAGAATCGCGGCTCTCGAAAGTTTCTCAAAGGAACTTCGGGGGTATCTTTGACCTAGATAAAAAGAAAAAACGTCTGGACGAGCTTGCCATTCAAGCCGAAAACCCCGCTATTTGGGAAAAACCTGCCGAAATGCAAAAGATTAACAAAGAAAAATCCCTGCTTGAAAGAGCGGTGGGAGAGTTCGATTCTTTTGCCAATCGTCTGAGCGATGCCGAAGTGCTTTTAGAAATGGCGATGGAAGCGCAGGATGAAAGCAGTTTCACGGAAGTGAAAAACGAAGTCGCTTCTCTTGAAAAGTACGGACAAGAATTAGAACTAAAACGTGTCTTGAGCGGAGAGCTTGACGCCAACAGCGCGTATCTTTCTATCAATTCAGGCGCCGGTGGAACAGAGTCTTGCGACTGGGCGCAAATGCTTCTGCGTATGTACACTCGTTACGCGGATAAGCATGGTTATAAAGTTCAAATCGTCGAGATGACCGAGGGTGAGGGTGCGGGTATTAAATCATGCACGCTTTTGATTGAAGGCCCTTATGCTTACGGATATTTGAAAGCAGAATCAGGAGTGCATCGCTTGGTGCGTATTTCTCCGTTTGATTCGAACGCTCGGCGCCATACATCTTTTGCATCTGTCTTTGCTTGGGCCGAGGTTGATGACGATATCAATATCGAAGTTCGTCCTGAAGACATTCGTGTCGAAACATTTAGATCGAGCGGCGCCGGTGGACAGCACGTCAATAAGACGGACTCTGCGGTTCGTATGTATCATATTCCAACGGGCATCGTTGTTTCTTGCCAAATGGAACGCTCACAAATTCAAAACCGTGAAAAGGCGATGAAGATGTTGAAGGCGCGCCTTTACGAAGTTGAAATCGAAAAACGCAACGCCGAAAAAGACGCGATGAATTCGCAAAAGAAAGCCAACGAGTGGGGATCGCAAATTCGCTCTTACGTGATGCACCCTTATCAAATGGTGAAAGACCACCGCACGGATTATGAAACCAATCAGGTAGATGATGTGATGGATGGAGATCTGGATGGCTTCATTATGGCTTACTTAAAAGAGCAAATTAAAACCGAGGCTCAACCTTCGTGA
- a CDS encoding ABC transporter permease — translation MNKSLAWISWRLLISRNTLFGGSTPLSLLGLVLGVAALVASMAVMSGFESTLKKAMADVSGHAQVMKRSRFPDDWKELEDRIRKAEPTLVSASRFVFIEAVLAHEGKISGILIQGVDTERVNKVLNFKNRVVSGSDDLTPPSEVPLALVGKGLANKMGLKVGDKFRVVVPVADAVDPSKFQRRVGQFQVQGILDLGKYEWNERFILADLKAAQNLADIGDRYSGLLLRFEDVDHARDAAFNLSGVLGSPYWVRDWRDSNENLFEAVQVERPGIFFVVLVITLVAAFNISATLFVNVVRRYKDIAILKTVGFSRKDIIKVFAFQGLFLGGIGIFFGFLLGFILCGLFAFAQSRLGLIAGEVYRLDSIELNIRLVDSVAICIATMLICFIATLAPARRGGRLSPVEGLRNE, via the coding sequence GTGAATAAATCATTAGCATGGATCTCATGGCGACTTTTGATCTCCCGAAATACTTTATTCGGGGGCTCAACGCCGTTGTCGCTTTTGGGATTGGTGCTGGGCGTGGCAGCGTTGGTTGCTTCCATGGCCGTGATGAGTGGTTTTGAATCGACGTTAAAAAAAGCTATGGCCGATGTCTCAGGACATGCACAAGTCATGAAGCGCTCACGATTTCCTGATGACTGGAAGGAATTGGAAGATCGCATTCGTAAAGCCGAGCCAACATTGGTGTCTGCTTCGCGTTTTGTTTTTATTGAAGCTGTTCTTGCGCATGAAGGAAAAATTTCCGGAATTCTTATTCAAGGTGTCGACACCGAGCGCGTTAATAAAGTTTTAAATTTTAAAAATCGCGTGGTGAGTGGATCAGACGATTTAACTCCACCGAGCGAAGTGCCGCTCGCACTCGTCGGTAAAGGGCTTGCTAATAAAATGGGCCTTAAAGTGGGCGACAAGTTCCGCGTTGTTGTTCCCGTCGCTGATGCTGTAGACCCGTCAAAGTTCCAACGCCGTGTTGGTCAGTTTCAAGTTCAAGGAATTTTGGATCTTGGAAAATACGAGTGGAACGAAAGATTTATTCTTGCGGATCTTAAAGCAGCACAAAATCTAGCGGACATCGGGGATCGTTATTCAGGTCTTTTGCTGCGCTTTGAAGATGTGGACCACGCCCGAGATGCGGCATTTAATCTGAGCGGCGTTTTAGGTTCCCCCTATTGGGTGCGCGATTGGCGCGATTCCAATGAAAATCTTTTTGAGGCCGTGCAAGTCGAGCGTCCGGGTATTTTCTTTGTCGTTCTTGTGATCACGTTGGTCGCAGCTTTTAATATTTCTGCGACATTGTTTGTGAACGTCGTTCGTCGTTATAAAGATATCGCTATTCTAAAAACTGTCGGTTTTTCCCGTAAGGACATCATCAAGGTTTTTGCGTTCCAAGGTCTATTCTTGGGTGGCATCGGTATTTTCTTTGGATTTCTTTTAGGATTTATTCTCTGTGGGCTTTTCGCCTTTGCGCAGTCTCGCTTGGGACTTATCGCTGGAGAAGTCTATCGTCTGGATTCGATCGAATTAAATATTCGTCTTGTCGATTCCGTCGCTATTTGTATTGCAACGATGTTGATTTGTTTTATCGCGACTTTGGCTCCCGCTCGCCGTGGCGGAAGACTCAGTCCTGTTGAGGGGCTTCGCAATGAGTGA
- a CDS encoding ABC transporter ATP-binding protein, whose product MSDSNVFLKAVDIHKSYAQGSGELEILRGVSLEIKEGEALAILGASGAGKSTLLQIMGTLDRPNRGELYCEGRDLLAMGDEELSRFRNSEMGFVFQFHHLLGEFSALENVMIPCRVAGESIKVAREKAMHLLNFMGLAERAEHFPSQLSGGELQRVAIARALVRHPKILFADEPTGNLDSTTSGKIQELFFRLKEDMKLALVIVTHDLTFATRFPKVYRMKDGQWQS is encoded by the coding sequence ATGAGTGATAGCAATGTTTTTCTTAAAGCCGTTGATATTCATAAATCTTACGCACAGGGTTCAGGCGAACTTGAAATCCTTCGCGGTGTGAGTCTTGAAATCAAAGAAGGGGAAGCGCTCGCGATTCTCGGAGCTTCGGGCGCAGGAAAGAGCACATTGCTACAGATCATGGGAACTCTGGATCGCCCTAATCGCGGCGAACTTTATTGTGAAGGTCGTGATCTTTTAGCGATGGGTGACGAAGAGCTTTCCCGTTTTAGGAATTCCGAAATGGGTTTTGTATTTCAGTTCCATCACTTGTTAGGTGAATTTTCAGCTTTGGAAAACGTGATGATCCCTTGCCGCGTGGCGGGGGAGTCCATCAAGGTCGCGCGCGAAAAAGCCATGCATCTTTTAAATTTTATGGGACTTGCCGAACGCGCTGAACACTTTCCAAGTCAGCTCTCAGGCGGGGAGCTTCAGCGTGTCGCTATTGCCAGAGCTCTTGTTCGTCATCCGAAAATTCTTTTCGCCGATGAGCCTACAGGAAACTTGGATTCCACAACGAGTGGAAAGATTCAGGAACTCTTTTTCCGTCTGAAAGAAGATATGAAGTTAGCACTCGTCATCGTCACGCATGATCTGACATTCGCAACGCGATTTCCTAAAGTCTATCGAATGAAAGACGGTCAGTGGCAGTCATAA
- the bamA gene encoding outer membrane protein assembly factor BamA has translation MSKLLCALLITSLTSTVWAAPAKKKTNKKTSSVQVAAAPAVSGLTIKNIEVSGNRKIEKDAILTKIVSKVGESYSAQHIREDVEALFKLGFFNDIEVDRQVSGKDVTLTYKVLEKPSIVEITYEGNSEVKSDDIADATGIKAYQLLNMAKVKEAVEKVQKLYEDKGFFLAKVEAEVQIMKKDETVRLVFKVRENDKVKVKKITFLGNKHLGDSQLKAKMLTQEGGFFSGLSGSGQYKQEMFERDVQILRFLYWNQGYVQAKVDRPQVTVTPDKKNIYITIRIEEGEQYDVGDVDFAGDILFPKQELYEAIKIDDNGVFAYDVLQKDISELTAKYGDLGYAYANVIPRTAFNAKERKVNLIFEFDKGSKVYFGKINMVGNSKTRDKVIRRELKIHEGELYNETRRRQSLENIQRLGFFDEVNFKTSIDPERTEVMNVDISVKERNTGQIQLGAGYGTSQGFTLQGSVNQANFLGKGQNLGASLNLSNTGSYYSLSFTEPYFNDTLWSVGGSIYQSANTGRVDFDENHKGGTISLGHPVAEFTRGYLKYRYDDTELSTKTDSDGVVTDPDLFPLKSASGITSSLTATLEYDTRNDRQMPSKGIYTMGAFEYAGLGGDLKYTRGNASFRYYKNIFWDVVWRNNITYARIDSLEGQDVPFSELYLLGGPYSLRGYRSYRVGRMKLSNKIKQKIITDNPGISDEEATKRAMRFYGGTQQAMYQTELQFPLVKEAGIMGAGFFDIGAADDVLEDKNFFADVGFGIRWYSPIGVLRFEWGFPLNRDPLYQDATVFEFSIGPSF, from the coding sequence TTGAGTAAGCTTCTTTGTGCATTGTTAATCACTTCGTTAACTTCGACGGTTTGGGCGGCTCCAGCCAAAAAGAAAACCAACAAGAAAACTTCTTCTGTGCAAGTGGCGGCGGCTCCGGCTGTTTCTGGTTTGACGATTAAAAACATCGAAGTTTCCGGCAATCGTAAAATTGAAAAAGATGCGATTCTTACAAAGATCGTTTCAAAAGTGGGCGAGTCTTATTCTGCGCAACACATTCGCGAAGACGTTGAGGCGTTGTTTAAGCTTGGTTTCTTTAACGACATCGAAGTCGATCGTCAGGTGAGTGGCAAAGATGTCACTCTGACTTACAAAGTTTTGGAAAAACCTTCGATTGTCGAAATCACTTACGAAGGTAATAGTGAAGTTAAATCCGACGACATCGCGGATGCTACGGGAATTAAAGCCTACCAACTTCTCAATATGGCAAAAGTAAAAGAAGCCGTTGAAAAAGTTCAAAAGCTTTACGAGGACAAAGGTTTCTTCCTTGCGAAGGTGGAAGCTGAAGTCCAAATCATGAAAAAAGACGAAACAGTTCGTTTGGTGTTTAAAGTTCGTGAGAACGACAAAGTGAAAGTGAAAAAAATCACTTTCCTTGGTAACAAACACTTAGGCGATAGCCAGTTAAAAGCAAAAATGCTCACGCAAGAGGGCGGTTTCTTCTCAGGACTTTCTGGTTCTGGTCAGTACAAGCAAGAAATGTTTGAGCGTGACGTGCAAATCTTGCGCTTCCTTTACTGGAACCAAGGATACGTGCAAGCCAAAGTCGATCGTCCGCAAGTGACGGTGACTCCAGATAAGAAAAACATCTACATCACTATTCGCATCGAGGAGGGTGAGCAGTACGATGTCGGTGATGTTGATTTCGCTGGCGACATCTTGTTCCCAAAACAAGAACTTTATGAAGCGATCAAAATCGATGACAACGGTGTTTTTGCATACGATGTCTTGCAAAAAGATATCAGCGAGTTGACGGCGAAATACGGTGACTTGGGTTATGCCTATGCCAACGTGATTCCACGCACGGCTTTCAACGCCAAAGAACGCAAAGTGAATTTGATCTTTGAGTTCGACAAAGGTTCCAAAGTTTACTTCGGTAAGATCAACATGGTTGGAAACTCCAAGACGCGTGACAAAGTCATCCGTCGTGAGTTGAAAATCCATGAGGGTGAGCTTTACAACGAAACTCGTCGTCGTCAGTCTTTGGAAAACATCCAACGTCTTGGTTTCTTCGATGAAGTGAATTTTAAAACTTCAATTGATCCTGAACGCACGGAAGTCATGAATGTTGATATCTCCGTGAAAGAAAGAAACACAGGGCAGATTCAATTGGGTGCGGGTTACGGAACATCGCAAGGTTTCACTTTGCAAGGTTCAGTCAATCAAGCCAACTTCTTGGGTAAAGGACAAAACTTAGGTGCATCTTTGAACTTAAGTAATACAGGAAGTTACTACAGTCTTTCTTTCACTGAACCCTATTTCAACGACACTCTCTGGTCCGTGGGTGGAAGTATTTATCAAAGTGCTAACACGGGTCGCGTAGACTTCGATGAAAATCACAAAGGTGGAACCATCAGCTTAGGTCATCCTGTGGCTGAGTTCACTCGTGGCTACTTGAAATACCGATATGACGACACAGAACTTTCAACGAAAACAGATTCTGATGGCGTTGTGACCGATCCAGACTTGTTCCCTTTGAAGTCCGCTTCAGGCATCACTAGCTCTTTGACCGCAACGCTTGAGTACGACACTCGTAACGACCGCCAAATGCCGAGCAAAGGTATTTACACAATGGGTGCGTTTGAGTACGCGGGTCTAGGTGGAGATCTGAAATATACTCGCGGAAATGCCTCATTCCGTTATTACAAAAATATCTTCTGGGACGTAGTGTGGAGAAATAACATCACTTACGCACGTATCGATTCTTTGGAAGGTCAAGATGTTCCATTCAGTGAATTGTACTTGCTCGGAGGCCCTTATTCTCTAAGGGGTTACCGCTCTTACCGCGTTGGTAGAATGAAGCTTTCTAACAAAATTAAGCAGAAGATTATCACTGATAATCCGGGCATTAGTGACGAAGAAGCCACAAAACGCGCGATGCGTTTTTACGGTGGTACTCAGCAGGCAATGTACCAGACTGAATTACAGTTCCCTTTGGTAAAAGAAGCTGGCATCATGGGAGCTGGATTCTTTGATATCGGTGCGGCAGATGACGTTCTTGAAGATAAGAACTTCTTTGCTGACGTGGGGTTCGGAATTCGTTGGTACTCTCCGATTGGGGTCTTGCGCTTTGAATGGGGCTTCCCATTAAACCGCGATCCTCTGTACCAGGACGCAACAGTGTTTGAGTTCTCAATCGGTCCTAGTTTTTAG
- a CDS encoding OmpH family outer membrane protein, with amino-acid sequence MKKMLIAMSMLLAASFAHAEAKVGYVDMQKAIQSTSAGKKAKGELETEFNKKKKELEKKEADLKKMGEDLEKKKSVLSEEALGKKQAEFQEEMLKYRDVVGKSQIEIQKKERELTAPILEKMKKVIAKLAKDKGYTMVIENSQMVLYATPDADLTQEVITAYEKEK; translated from the coding sequence ATGAAGAAAATGTTGATCGCGATGAGCATGCTTCTGGCAGCTTCTTTCGCACACGCAGAAGCTAAGGTTGGCTACGTAGACATGCAAAAAGCTATTCAATCAACTTCAGCTGGTAAAAAAGCAAAAGGTGAATTGGAAACTGAGTTCAACAAAAAGAAAAAAGAACTCGAGAAAAAAGAAGCTGACTTGAAAAAAATGGGCGAAGACTTGGAAAAGAAAAAGTCTGTTCTTTCTGAAGAAGCTCTTGGTAAAAAACAAGCTGAGTTCCAAGAAGAAATGCTTAAATACCGTGACGTCGTAGGTAAGAGCCAAATCGAAATCCAAAAGAAAGAGCGCGAATTGACGGCTCCGATCTTGGAAAAGATGAAAAAAGTGATCGCAAAACTTGCGAAAGACAAAGGCTACACAATGGTGATCGAAAATTCTCAAATGGTGCTTTATGCAACTCCAGATGCGGATTTAACTCAAGAAGTGATCACGGCCTACGAAAAAGAAAAGTAG
- the lpxA gene encoding acyl-ACP--UDP-N-acetylglucosamine O-acyltransferase produces the protein MANYKIHPSSVISPEVEIADDVEIGPYCLIQGKVRIGKGTYVEGHVTLGSRHGILEIGANNHFCPGAAIGGAPQDISYKGEPTSLIIGNNNTFREFTTVNLATSKGDKKTEIGDNCYFMAYTHVGHDCKLGNNVIMANNTHLGGHCEIADGVFIGGMSALNQFTKVGKMAFIAGSSIVNKDVLPFCRAQGTYATIRATNKIGLARKGFDRAEISNVHKAIRIIIMGSHTVEEGIERIKQECAMSPNIEYFINFIRSSKRGIAVDRSPKGWQDDE, from the coding sequence ATGGCAAATTATAAAATTCATCCAAGCAGTGTTATCTCTCCAGAAGTAGAAATCGCCGATGACGTTGAAATCGGTCCTTACTGCTTGATCCAAGGTAAAGTTAGAATCGGTAAAGGTACTTACGTAGAAGGGCACGTCACTTTGGGATCTCGTCATGGGATTTTAGAGATCGGCGCAAACAATCATTTCTGCCCGGGCGCTGCGATCGGTGGAGCTCCCCAAGATATTTCCTACAAAGGTGAGCCGACAAGTTTGATTATTGGAAACAACAACACATTCCGTGAATTTACGACAGTGAATCTTGCGACGAGCAAGGGTGATAAAAAAACTGAAATCGGTGATAACTGCTACTTCATGGCTTACACGCACGTAGGACATGATTGCAAACTTGGTAACAACGTTATTATGGCGAATAATACTCATTTGGGTGGTCACTGTGAAATCGCAGACGGCGTTTTCATCGGCGGTATGTCCGCTTTGAATCAGTTCACTAAAGTTGGTAAAATGGCGTTCATCGCGGGCAGCAGTATCGTGAACAAAGATGTTCTGCCGTTCTGCCGCGCTCAAGGAACTTACGCGACGATTCGTGCAACAAATAAAATCGGTCTTGCTCGCAAAGGCTTTGATCGCGCTGAAATTTCAAATGTGCATAAAGCTATCCGTATCATCATCATGGGTTCTCACACGGTTGAAGAGGGTATCGAGCGTATTAAACAAGAATGCGCTATGAGTCCTAACATCGAATACTTTATCAACTTCATCAGAAGCTCAAAACGCGGTATTGCAGTAGATAGAAGTCCTAAAGGATGGCAAGACGATGAGTAA
- a CDS encoding Gfo/Idh/MocA family protein codes for MSKKLRGAVVGVGYLGNFHAQKYKNNPHVELVGVCDHFPAQADKIAAELGVKSFHRPADLIGNVDLVTIAASTLSHFELAKMFLQNGVHVNVEKPITATVPQAEELVALAEKNNLKLAVGHIERFNPSVNELKKHLKNPRTIELVRMAPYKARGADVSVLHDLMIHDMDLLFWLTGSEIESMVCSGTKLVSKELDTASVSFKMKNGTHGIINVSRVSPTTQRSIRVAQDDCTLFAQTGTHELEKVEVGPGGDELVKVTKWTVEKADALQRETDAFIDCILNDKKPVVTGLDGLKALKAIEDIQRMIEG; via the coding sequence ATGAGTAAGAAATTACGTGGCGCCGTTGTTGGCGTCGGATACCTGGGTAACTTCCATGCTCAAAAATATAAAAACAACCCACATGTTGAACTTGTGGGCGTTTGCGATCATTTCCCTGCACAAGCTGATAAAATTGCAGCCGAATTGGGTGTGAAGAGCTTTCACCGTCCCGCCGATCTTATCGGCAACGTGGATTTAGTAACGATTGCAGCAAGCACATTGAGCCACTTTGAGTTGGCAAAAATGTTTTTGCAAAATGGCGTTCACGTGAATGTAGAAAAGCCTATCACAGCAACAGTGCCTCAAGCTGAAGAGCTGGTGGCTTTGGCTGAAAAAAATAATTTGAAACTGGCAGTGGGACATATCGAAAGATTCAACCCTTCTGTGAATGAGTTAAAAAAACATCTTAAAAACCCTCGCACGATTGAACTTGTTCGCATGGCGCCTTACAAAGCGCGCGGCGCGGATGTCAGCGTTCTGCACGACTTGATGATCCACGATATGGATCTTCTTTTCTGGCTGACGGGCAGTGAAATCGAAAGCATGGTGTGTTCAGGAACAAAACTTGTTTCTAAAGAACTTGATACAGCTTCTGTGTCTTTCAAAATGAAAAATGGAACTCATGGTATTATCAATGTCAGCCGTGTTTCTCCGACGACGCAAAGATCTATCCGTGTGGCTCAAGACGATTGTACTTTGTTTGCGCAAACAGGAACTCACGAACTTGAAAAAGTGGAAGTGGGACCTGGTGGTGACGAGCTTGTGAAAGTCACAAAGTGGACGGTAGAAAAAGCAGATGCTCTGCAAAGAGAAACGGACGCTTTCATCGACTGCATCTTAAATGATAAAAAACCTGTGGTCACAGGACTTGATGGTTTGAAAGCTTTGAAAGCTATCGAAGACATTCAAAGAATGATCGAGGGTTGA